The Terriglobia bacterium genome includes the window CCGCGTCGAGCACCGTGCCCTTGTGAACGCCTTCCGGCCGGACCTCCACGACGCGGTGGCCCCGGATCACCTCGAGTCCGGCGAGATCCGATGCCGCCAGCAGCTCGCGGACCCCTCTTCGCCAACGCGCGAGGCCGGGCCGTGGGATCGTCCGGTCGTGAAACGCGACACCGGCGGGCTTCGACTCGACGCACGCCCCGTCGATCCCCGAGGCCAGGCGGGCTCCCGCCGCGGCGAGCAGGGCCAGGCGCCGGCGGATCCTCGGGGCCAGCGCGACGTGGCGACCGCGAGCGCGGGGGCGCTCGAGGCCGTGGCTTCCGAAGACCCGGACCCCCGGGACCGGGACCATGCGGCGGGCCTCCTCGGCTGGCCGGCCGGATACGACCACGATCGACCAGCCGAGACGGACGAGTCCGTGGAGCGCGTCAAGCGTGGCCTTCGGCACCCGCGCCTCCCCCGGCGTCGGGGCGATCGGCGCGAGCGTTCCATCGACGTCGAGGACGAGGAGGCGGGCGGCTCCTCTCCGCTGCGCCGCTCGCGCGACCTCCATCGCCAGGCTCGCGGAGGGGCTCCGCCTCATGGCTCGACGATCCGGAACCGCGGGGCTCGCGAAGGAGCGCCCGCGCCGCGCCACGCCGCCGTCGCCACGCGGGCCCGAGGCTCCTCCTGCTCGAGGCAGCGCTCCGCCCACCTCGCGACCGGGTTCGACCGGACCGCCGCGCGGAGGCCCACCATGCGTGCCCGTCGCTCCAGGCGGTCCATCGCGAGCGCCGTCCCCAGCGCTTCGGTGCACCCCTCGAGATCGTAGGGGTTGACGAGGATCGCCGAGGAGCACCTCTCCGCCGCCCCGGCGAACTCGCTGAGCATGAGCACGCCGTCCTCGTCCACGCGAGACGCGGCGAACTCCGATGCCACCAGGTTCATGCCGTCCCGGAGCGGCGTGACGAGCGCGACGTCCGCGGCGAGGTAATGCACGACCAGCTCCTCCCGCGACAGCGCCCGGTACCGGTAATGGATGGGCATCCACCCCTCCCTGCCGTATTCCCCGTTGATCCGGCCGACCTCGCGGTCGATCTCGCGCTTCATGGCCCGATACTCCTCCACCTGGTGGCGGCTGGGCACGACGATCTGGATCAGGACCACGCGGCCCGCGGCCTCCGGTCGGACCGATAGCAACCGCTCGAGGACTTGCAGCTTCTCCCGGACTCCCTTCGTGTAGTCGAGCCGGTCCGCCCCGAAGAGGATGCGGCGATTACCGTGGACCTCCCTCAGGTCCCGCGCGCGGGCGGAGATCTCCGGGCGCCTCGCGATGCGCTCGAAGTCGGCGACGTCGATCCCGATGGGGACCGCGACCGCGGACGTCTCTCCCCCCCGGTGGCGCAGGATGGAGGCTGCGCCGCGTCCTCGCGCGACGATCTCCGCGCCGACGAGTTCCCGAGCGGCCTGAGCGAAGTTGTCCCGGTAGGACGCGATATGGAACCCCACGGCGTCCGCGGCCAGGAGCCCGCGGAGGATCTCCTCCCGCCACGGGAGCACGCGGAAGATCTCCGGCGGCGGGAACGGGATGTGAAGGAAGAAGTCGATGCGCCCGCGGTAACCGAGGTCCCTCAAGATCCGCGGGACGAGCATCAGGTGGAAGTCGTGGACCCAAACCCGGCTCCCGCTCAAGGCGCGGCCGAGGGCGACCTCCGCGAAGCGGCGGTTCACCCGCCGGTAGGCGGCGAAGCTCTCCGGTGCGAAGACCGCCGTCTCGGGAAAGCCATGGAAGAGGGGCCAGAGAGCGCGGTTGGAGAAGCCGTGATAGTAGAGCGCGACTTCCCGCTCGCTCAGCGGGACGCCGTGGAAGCCGGCCCGGCCGGGCGCGGGCGGCTCCGACATCGCGGCGGCGACGGCGGTGCCGGACGGAAGCGGCGAGCCGTCCCAACCAATCCACGAGCCCCCGCGCTCGGCCAGGACGGGCTCGAGCGCGTTGACGAGGCCTCCCACGTTCTTCCTCGACGGGCGACCGCCCGGCTTCCTCGGAAGATCGTACGGGAGCCGGTTCGACATCACGACCAGCGGCGCGGGATACTCGAGATCGGTCTCGGCATTCATCGTAGGTCTCGCGCTCCTCGGATCGGGAGCCCGCCGCACGCGGGCGGGCGGTGGGTGGGGCGCGGCCGCGACCGGCCGCGCCCCGAGAATCCGCGATCGATCAGGCGTGTCGCTCCCCGTTGCGCGCGCTCTTGGCCTTCTCGATTTCCTTCCGCACCTGATCCGCCGCCTGGATCACGGCCTGAGCCTTGATCTTGGCTCCGAGGTAGTCGCCTCGGTCGAACGCGCCCTCCATGTCCTGGAGCGTCGTCTGGGCGCTCTCGGTGTCGGATTTCAGGCTCGCCAGATCCGCCTCGGTCCCTTTCCCCTTCGGCGCCGAGGCGAGATCGTGCTGCGCCTGCTCGTTCGCTTGCTTCGCCTGAGCCATCAGCTGGGTCGCTTCCTCTTTGGCCTTTTCCTTGCCGGTGGCGGCATCGGCCACGGCCTGCTCCGCGTTTCGCTTGACCTCCGCGGCCATGTCCCGGGCCTTCGAGTAGGAGCGGAACAGCGCGCTCCGATCTCCCTGGGCGGCCAGCTCCGCTTCGAGCCGTGTCTCCGCATCGCTCGCCACTCGCCAGGCATCCGGCGCGTAATCGGCGGCCTGCGCGCTCTTCGCGTTGTCCAACGCTTGCTTGGCCGCGTCGAGGTCCTGCGCGGGCATCTCGGCGCATCCCGTGAACGTCGCCAGCACGGCGACGACTGAAAGCACGAGAAGGGTCGGTTTCATCACGTCCTCCTTTCCTCGGGGATCCCGGCGTCCGCGTCGCGATGAGACGTTCGGAGAAGGCGTTACCGGTTTCAGAGCGTAGGGTCGCCTGCGACCGGAACTGCGGGATCCGTTCGTTCCCAGGGTTCCGCAAGGCGGATGCCACGGAGGATGGAAGCGACGCAAGAGAGGCGAAACAGGCGCGATTTGGTCTTTTATTGTGGGATCGAGGACGCGACCGCGTCGAAATGCCGCGGCCCCGTGGATCGAAACGAAACGACGACCTTCCTGAATTTACGCGATGACGCGAAACTACCTGGTGTCCCGTCGTTTCTCCCGCGTGTCGTAGATCCAGATCGAGCCGAGCCGCGCGACGGGCTCGTACGACCGCAGCCAGGCCAGATGCTCGGGCTTCACCCAGGCGACTTTTCCATCGGGAGCGGGCGCGAGGTATCGCATGCCCATGACGAAATTCACGCTCACGGCCAGGACACCGGCGATGGGCTGCGGCGGGACCGGAGCATACTGCAGCCCGTACAACGACGGGTCGACGTGTCCGCAGTAGAGCAGCCCGATCGGCCCGCCGGGAGCGAGCCGCGCCACCGCGTTCGGCACGCGGTAGAGGTCCTGGCCCCAATCGAGATTCGAGTCGAGCAGCCACTCGTGCCCTCGCGACGATCCGCCCGCGATCCAGTTGAAGTACGCGAGCGGGTCCGAGGACGCCGTGATCGCGGTCACGAGACCCAGCGCGATCGCGACCGCCGAGAGGAGATCCCTCGAGCGCCCGGGCCGGGGCACCCGAGGCTCCGCGAGCGTGCTCCCGGCGGCGAGGTGGAGGAACGGGAAGAGGGGCAGAAGGTATCGGATCCCGACGTCGAGCCGGTTGAAGACCGAGAGGAACAGGAAGAGGCTCGCGCACGGAAGGACGACCGGCCAGGTCTCCGCCGCGCCGATTCCGCGCCACTTCCAAGCCACGATCCCGGCGGCGGCGAGGATCAGAACGAGGATGGGGGTCTTGAGAAAGAGCGCCACGAGGTTGTAGTACCACCACCCTTCGGGAGACCACTCCCCATGGAGATAGCTCGAGAATTCCCCCGCCTCGGTGTCCAGCTTCTGCGCGTCGAATCCCACCACGTAGTCCTGCGGCAGCGGGACCGGCAGGGCGCCCGGCAGCGCCCGCTGCAGTCCGACGCAGAAGCCGGAATGGAAGCGATAGCCGTCGAGCCGGCGGAGCGACCCGCGGAACGCGAGGGATGCGTTCACGACCAAGAGCGCGACCGCGAAGAGGATCGCGGCGTCGCGCGCCCAGAGCGAGAGCCGCCGCCGCCGCGTGACCGCCGGCTCGCGGCGGCTCAGGGCGGGGAGGATCAGGGCCGCCGGCGCGATCAGGAGACCGGTGAACTTGACGGCCATGGCGAGACCGAGCGCCGCTCCGGCGAGCGCCATCGCGCCGGCCCCGCCGCGACGGCAGGCCCAGCGCAGCGCCCAGCAGGCGACCAGCACCGTGAGCATGCACCCCGCGTCGAGGGTCGCGAGATGGGAATGCGCGAGGACCGGCGGCGAGAGGAAGAAGAGCGACGCCGCGACCGCGGCGGCACGCTCCCCGAACAGCTCGCGACTCCAAGCGTACAGGAGGATCCCGGTCAGGAGGCCCAGCGCCACGACCATCAGGCGCGCGCGGAAGAAGAGGTCGAAGTACCGTTCCCGGTTGGCCCCCATGAATCTCTGGCCGTATTCCCAGGGCCCCCACCCCAGCGGGTTGCCGGAGAAACGCGGGATCGTCACCCCGGAATCCGTCGCGACCGGGAGCGCGAGCCAGAACTTGAGGAGGGGCGGGTTCTTGCAGTAGAGCGTCAGCGCGCCCTGGCTCCAGTAGGCGCATCCCGCGGGAAGGTGCGCGAACTCGTCGATGGTCGGCGTCTCCCGGCGCGCCGCGGCCGCGCAGAGGACGAGGAAGACGGCCGCGGCAAGACAGGCCGTTCCGCGCCACGCCCACGCCGCTCGCCGCCGTCCCCGATCCTCCATGCGCGAGATCGTGCCACGGACCCGAGCGCCACGGAAGGGGGATCGGGCCCGGCATCCCCCGCGCTCCGAACCGGGGTATTCTTCGGCCGATCGCGACGTCGCGGAGGACGGAAGCGTTGGGGAGCGATCGACCGGAGCAGGAGGAGCGGCCCCGCGGGAACGACGGCGACCTCCCGTGGAGAGCCTTCGCCGCGATCGCCGCGTGCTTCGTGGTCCTCTCCCTGTCCTCGAACCTCCTCTTCCCTCCCTTCGACGGGCCGGACGAGCACAGCCACTTCCATTACGCCCGGCTCCTCGCGCAGGGAAGAGGCCTCCCGGTGCAGACCGATCCCGAGCGCACGGCCGACACGGAAGGATTCGGCCCGCCCCTCTATTACCTGGTTCCGGCGGCGATCCTGCGCGTGGCGGACCCCGAGCGCGGCGCCGCGATCAGCCACATCGGCGTGGTGAGCTTCAAGGAGCTGGCCCGGATGGCGTCGAGGGGCGGCACGCTCCCGGCGATGAATCCCCTCTGGCTCGGCTTTCCACGGGGTACCGAGCCGAATCTGTTCGTGCATCCGGAGGGGGGACCGCTCGCCCCCGGGCCGCTTCGGTCCGTCCACTGGATGCGGGTCTTCTCGACGCTGTGCGGACTCACGACGCTCGCGGGCCTCCACCTCCTGGCGCGGGAGGCGGCACCGGGGCGGCGATGCGCGCAGATCGTCGCGCTTTCGGTCGTTGCCTTCAATCCGCAGTTCGTCTACCTGTCGGGCCTGCTCAACAACGACAACCTGGTGACGGCCTTCGCAACCCTCGCGCTGTGGCGGACGGCGGCCGTTCTGAGGAGCGAGCGCGCCGGGCGCCTGGACGTCGCGCTCCTCGGGGCGTTCCTGGGGCTGGGCATGCTCGCGAAGCCGAACATGATGTTCCTCTCGATTCCCGTCGCCGTGGTTCTTTGGCGGAGATCGCCGGGGTTCCGGGCCTTCTCCCGGGACCTGGCCCTCCTGGCCGCGATTGCAGTGGGGATCGCCGGGTGGTTCTACGTGCGGAACGCATGGATCTACGGCGGACTGGACTTCTTCGGTTGGAAGACGCGGAGCATGATCCATCCGATCTTCGTTCTCCCGCCCGGCCTGCGCTGGGAATACCTATCGAGGAAGCTCGCTCCGATCCTGTTCACGAGCTTCTGGGGACGCTTCGGGTGGC containing:
- the otsB gene encoding trehalose-phosphatase is translated as MRRSPSASLAMEVARAAQRRGAARLLVLDVDGTLAPIAPTPGEARVPKATLDALHGLVRLGWSIVVVSGRPAEEARRMVPVPGVRVFGSHGLERPRARGRHVALAPRIRRRLALLAAAGARLASGIDGACVESKPAGVAFHDRTIPRPGLARWRRGVRELLAASDLAGLEVIRGHRVVEVRPEGVHKGTVLDAAGRLPAKGKPDPSLVALGDDRTDEDLFRAIGGRGLGVRVGRSRLATHATRRLPSPRAVLRFLEQVVEASRGER
- a CDS encoding trehalose-6-phosphate synthase → MNAETDLEYPAPLVVMSNRLPYDLPRKPGGRPSRKNVGGLVNALEPVLAERGGSWIGWDGSPLPSGTAVAAAMSEPPAPGRAGFHGVPLSEREVALYYHGFSNRALWPLFHGFPETAVFAPESFAAYRRVNRRFAEVALGRALSGSRVWVHDFHLMLVPRILRDLGYRGRIDFFLHIPFPPPEIFRVLPWREEILRGLLAADAVGFHIASYRDNFAQAARELVGAEIVARGRGAASILRHRGGETSAVAVPIGIDVADFERIARRPEISARARDLREVHGNRRILFGADRLDYTKGVREKLQVLERLLSVRPEAAGRVVLIQIVVPSRHQVEEYRAMKREIDREVGRINGEYGREGWMPIHYRYRALSREELVVHYLAADVALVTPLRDGMNLVASEFAASRVDEDGVLMLSEFAGAAERCSSAILVNPYDLEGCTEALGTALAMDRLERRARMVGLRAAVRSNPVARWAERCLEQEEPRARVATAAWRGAGAPSRAPRFRIVEP
- a CDS encoding glycosyltransferase family 39 protein: MEDRGRRRAAWAWRGTACLAAAVFLVLCAAAARRETPTIDEFAHLPAGCAYWSQGALTLYCKNPPLLKFWLALPVATDSGVTIPRFSGNPLGWGPWEYGQRFMGANRERYFDLFFRARLMVVALGLLTGILLYAWSRELFGERAAAVAASLFFLSPPVLAHSHLATLDAGCMLTVLVACWALRWACRRGGAGAMALAGAALGLAMAVKFTGLLIAPAALILPALSRREPAVTRRRRLSLWARDAAILFAVALLVVNASLAFRGSLRRLDGYRFHSGFCVGLQRALPGALPVPLPQDYVVGFDAQKLDTEAGEFSSYLHGEWSPEGWWYYNLVALFLKTPILVLILAAAGIVAWKWRGIGAAETWPVVLPCASLFLFLSVFNRLDVGIRYLLPLFPFLHLAAGSTLAEPRVPRPGRSRDLLSAVAIALGLVTAITASSDPLAYFNWIAGGSSRGHEWLLDSNLDWGQDLYRVPNAVARLAPGGPIGLLYCGHVDPSLYGLQYAPVPPQPIAGVLAVSVNFVMGMRYLAPAPDGKVAWVKPEHLAWLRSYEPVARLGSIWIYDTREKRRDTR
- a CDS encoding glycosyltransferase family 39 protein, with the translated sequence MGSDRPEQEERPRGNDGDLPWRAFAAIAACFVVLSLSSNLLFPPFDGPDEHSHFHYARLLAQGRGLPVQTDPERTADTEGFGPPLYYLVPAAILRVADPERGAAISHIGVVSFKELARMASRGGTLPAMNPLWLGFPRGTEPNLFVHPEGGPLAPGPLRSVHWMRVFSTLCGLTTLAGLHLLAREAAPGRRCAQIVALSVVAFNPQFVYLSGLLNNDNLVTAFATLALWRTAAVLRSERAGRLDVALLGAFLGLGMLAKPNMMFLSIPVAVVLWRRSPGFRAFSRDLALLAAIAVGIAGWFYVRNAWIYGGLDFFGWKTRSMIHPIFVLPPGLRWEYLSRKLAPILFTSFWGRFGWLTLRLPLGQYLFYGLLSLTSLATLLPHGVGDASGAGRPTLALLWAAATLNLASLLAFDLLFWAEQGRLLYPSIGASATLIGLGIERSLALGSGSSRRAVAFALPALLLASVVFAQWVVIRPVYFR